One Huiozyma naganishii CBS 8797 chromosome 5, complete genome DNA segment encodes these proteins:
- the KNAG0E00660 gene encoding uncharacterized protein (ancestral locus Anc_5.74) has translation MTSKKGKKRRNIASQKSVQQTKRSAKLSNPAKNVTPPQSSTHAIQVVKRKKNSKNNWKVDLLVDADIPDSFLNTLQRYQTVHEDNDSIRFTVQDSIYLLMRCGYGYKTILRVAGVKEKFLQTSFLQMGLSKDESDPTPGFKPPYFETITSNNSSSKHDEKMQNTSLPKNPSSTRDRTIQNTPLPKNVDAESVQPMEEPRADKTECAQESKISTFMKTVSAVKDQQKEKLSKSVSPVPLPIQSNAIPKVSNWLSKSKVELSDSDRETADPDTIENLHAPVLSQVPNNRPASPSPYLAETHRSFVNISAFESEIHNFLHTINEQLAEMRDLRDSNIYEEASAFALKVQMLKNVHRLFNNVVFALKSPEKRPRIENVKPQDPATGEEKKDDTLISDSFIKVRKVC, from the coding sequence GGGAAGAAGCGCCGAAACATAGCCAGTCAAAAATCTGTgcaacaaacaaaaagatCTGCAAAACTTTCGAATCCTGCCAAAAATGTAACACCACCCCAAAGCTCCACGCATGCCATACAAGTTGTAAAGCGGAAGAAAAACTCTAAAAATAATTGGAAAGTTGACCTGCTTGTCGATGCTGACATTCCGGACAGTTTCCTGAATACTCTACAGAGATATCAAACGGTACATGAAGATAATGATTCGATAAGATTCACAGTTCAAGATAGCATTTACCTGTTAATGCGATGTGGCTATGGATATAAAACGATCTTGAGAGTGGCAGGAgttaaagaaaaatttcttcagacatcttttcttcaaatgggATTGAGTAAAGACGAGAGTGATCCGACTCCAGGGTTCAAACCCCCATATTTCGAAACAATAACGTCAAATAATTCATCTTCGAAACATGATGAGAAGATGCAAAATACTTCGTTGCCGAAGAATCCATCTTCGACGCGCGATAGGACGATACAAAATACTCCGTTGCCTAAGAATGTTGATGCTGAGAGTGTGCAACCAATGGAGGAGCCAAGAGCTGACAAAACAGAATGTGCGCAAGAAAGCAAGATCAGTACGTTTATGAAGACTGTATCTGCTGTAAAGGATCAacagaaggagaaactCAGTAAGTCCGTCTCTCCTGTTCCGTTGCCCATCCAGAGTAATGCGATTCCAAAGGTTAGTAATTGGCTGTCGAAATCCAAGGTCGAGCTAAGTGACAGCGATCGAGAAACCGCAGACCCTGACACCATTGAAAATTTGCATGCCCCGGTGCTTAGTCAAGTACCAAACAACAGGCCAGCTTCACCGTCTCCGTACTTGGCGGAAACGCATCGAAGTTTTGTTAATATCAGTGCTTTCGAAAGCGAAATACACAACTTTTTGCACACTATTAATGAACAACTGGCAGAAATGAGAGACCTACGAGATTCCAATATTTACGAAGAAGCATCTGCTTTTGCGTTGAAAGTacaaatgttgaaaaatgtGCATAGGTTATTTAACAATGTTGTATTTGCACTAAAATCACCGGAAAAAAGACCAAGGATAGAGAATGTGAAACCGCAAGATCCTGCAACAGGcgaagagaaaaaggatGACACTTTGATTTCAGATAGCTTTATCAAAGTAAGAAAAGTATGTTAA